The Pyrenophora tritici-repentis strain M4 chromosome 8, whole genome shotgun sequence genome contains a region encoding:
- a CDS encoding ProP, Permease major facilitator superfamily produces MQSQPPDQPSTQDASPVGAVPEYCANGAKQVPASEPASEPASEKHVDHSDNSDPSSVSAYSPRDWHFWVLLSALCASGFVVTMDGTIVVTAVSTIATALGSRQYTWIVNSYTLASTVLQPLTGQLAEIFGRLPILLASVLLLAIGSAMAGAAPSYAALIVGRTIQGIGGGAVPLVAEIIISDLVPLQERPKFIGLVMATSSLGLILAPIIGGAILSGTSWRWVFYINLPIVGAGILLLLPQAATIKRLTRTPTAGSLRERLSRIDVIGNVLFSASAIAILLPLTFGGHMFAWSSWRVIFPLVLGVVGFVIFALHERFTIGNSVPLVPARLLSTPVLVTAVLQKSHFDAGVNLLPTIIAMMVTAIVGGGVASSLKANGVIILHALAFTFLAIGLGCFTMLKHTSSLAVHVILQIVAAIGNGLLLSTLLPHLQAQLPESDMWAITTLFNFLRSFALVWGVTVPSIIFDQEINAHVASMPDQSLQQQLVGGGAYARANREFILGLSETIRVPVLALYERALRPTWWAATAFALLGLVLVTFEIGSRRRPSKAASVETGHNSSDPHHNPTV; encoded by the exons ATGCAGTCCCAACCGCCAGACCAGCCGTCGACGCAAGACGCCTCCCCCGTTGGCGCTGTTCCCGAATATTGTGCCAATGGAGCCAAACAAGTCCCCGCCTCGGAGCCTGCCTCAGAACCCGCCTCAGAAAAGCATGTAGACCATAGCGACAACTCTGACCCATCTTCCGTGTCTGCATACTCACCTCGTGACTGGCACTTTTGGGTCCTACTCTCTGCCCTCTGTGCATCCGGCTTCGTCGTCACAATGGATGGCACCATTGTCGTCACTGCCGTCTCGACCATTGCGACCGCACTAGGCTCAAGGCAGTACACGTGGATCGTCAACTCGTACACGCTCGCCTCGACTGTCCTGCAGCCGTTGACTGGCCAATTGGCTGAGATCTTCGGTCGCCTTCCCATTCTTCTGGCGAGTGTGCTGCTGCTCGCCATTGGAAGTGCAATGGCTGGCGCTGCGCCCTCATATGCCGCCTTGATAGTTGGCCGCACGATCCAGGGCATTGGTGGAGGTGCGGTGCCGCTGGTGGCAGAGATCATCATCAGCGACTTGGTCCCTTTGCAGGAACGTCCCAAGTTTATCGGTCTCGTCATGGCTACCTCCTCGCTGGGCCTGATTCTGGCACCCATCATAGGTGGCGCCATTCTCAGCGGAACCTCCTGGCGCTGGGTCTTCTACATCAACCTCCCCATAGTCGGCGCCGGTATCTTGCTCCTTCTTCCTCAGGCCGCCACTATCAAACGATTGACCCGCACCCCAACCGCAGGATCGTTGAGGGAGAGGTTGTCCCGCATCGACGTTATTGGAAATGTCCTCTTCTCAGCCAGCGCCATTGCAATATTGCTTCCTCTGACCTTTGGCGGTCACATGTTTGCCTGGTCTTCATGGCGTGTCATCTTCCCGCTCGTCCTAGGTGTTGTCGGCTTCGTCATCTTTGCCCTGCATGAGCGCTTCACCATTGGCAATAGTGTGCCGCTTGTTCCAGCGCGGCTGCTGAGTACCCCAGTGCTAGTAACT GCCGTCCTCCAAAAATCCCATTTCGACGCTGGTGTCAACCTACTGCCTACCATCATCGCTATGATGGTAACGGCCATTGTCGGCGGCGGCGTCGCATCTTCGCTCAAGGCAAACGGCGTAATTATACTCCATGCCTTGGCTTTTACCTTTTTAGCTATTGGCCTCGGCTGTTTCACCATGCTTAAACATACCAGCAGCCTAGCTGTGCATGTGATTCTCCAGATAGTCGCTGCCATTGGAAACGGGCTGCTGTTATCGACTCTCTTACCCCACTTGCAAGCACAGCTGCCCGAGTCGGACATGTGGGCCATCACCACCCTGTTCAACTTTCTCCGCAGCTTTGCTCTGGTCTGGGGTGTCACGGTGCCATCCATCATTTTCGATCAGGAGATCAACGCGCACGTTGCCAGTATGCCAGACCAGTCCCTTCAACAACAGCTTGTCGGCGGTGGCGCTTATGCCCGGGCTAACCGCGAATTTATCCTTGGCCTTTCGGAAACCATCAGAGTGCCTGTCCTGGCCTTGTACGAGCGTGCGCTGAGGCCAACATGGTGGGCAGCCACTGCGTTTGCGCTTCTGGGACTTGTATTGGTTACATTTGAGATTGGGTCCCGTCGACGACCCAGTAAGGCCGCATCCGTGGAAACCGGACATAACTCGTCTGACCCGCATCACAATCCCACGGTGTGA
- a CDS encoding CypX, Cytochrome P450 has product MWYHQALAAVLLLLEICVVYALGLAIYRLYVHPLRKTPGPWHFAVSGLPLVIENQLKGRFVKTVLQLHEKYGDIVRTGPNSLSINGTIGWSEVFGFGRSNQPEFSHYDDFYQIGDKSNLSIFPSDRESHRRQRRILAHAFSDAAIKEQEALIMQYVDKLFVHLRKDAAQHQPTDMVKWFNFTTFDIIGDLAFGEPFDCLENSDYHPWVAMIFLGLKGNTQMLALLKMPALSWILRLVISKENMQKRLESKAMTDKKVEKRLALGSAPNGRKDFMTYILRHNDEKGMSHQEILGNSEALIVAGSETTASALSGLTYYITTNPQALERLQHEIRTAFSTEKEITMLSTAHLKYLTACIEEALRVYPPAPETPPRVSPGEYVNGYYIPKGTLITIFQWAVYHNPNNFVQPDAFIPERWLSPNHPFHDPQFNADKKAAFQPFSFGPRNCIGKNLAYNELRLIAARLFWNFDFVLQPESQGWPDKQKAFTVWEKIPLFVQLKQVERD; this is encoded by the exons ATGTGGTACCATCAGGCACTAGCTGCTGTATTGCTTCTTCTCGAGATT TGCGTTGTCTATGCATTGGGCCTTGCAATCTATCGTCTCTACGTGCACCCTCTTCGCAAGACCCCAGGACCGTGGCACTTTGCCGTGTCTGGACTTCCTCTAGTTATCGAGAACCAGTTGAAAGGTCGTTTCGTCAAAACAGTCCTGCAGTTGCATGAAAAGTACGGTGACATTGTGCGTACTGGGCCGAATTCACTGTCCATCAACGGAACCATCGGATGGTCTGAAGTGTTCGGATTTGGTCGTAGCAACCAACCCGAATTCTCTCACTACGATGACTTCTACCAGATTGGAGACAAGTCGAACCTATCGATATTCCCATCCGACAGAGAGAGCCATCGGCGTCAGCGCCGTATTCTTGCACATGCCTTCTCTGATGCCGCCATCAAGGAGCAGGAGGCGCTGATAATGCAGTACGTTGACAAGCTCTTCGTCCATCTACGAAAAGACGCCGCGCAACATCAACCAACGGACATGGTCAAATGGTTCAACTTCACAACTTTCGACATCATTGGCGATTTAGCCTTTGGGGAACCGTTCGACTGCCTAGAGAACAGCGATTATCATCCGTGGGTTGCCATGATATTTCTTGGCCTCAAAGGCAACACTCAAATGCTTGCATTGCTGAAGATGCCTGCCCTCAGTTGGATTCTACGACTGGTGATTTCCAAAGAGAACATGCAAAAGCGACTTGAAAGCAAGGCAATGACTGATaagaaggtggagaaaaGACTAGCCCTTGGGTCAGCCCCCAACGGCCGGAAGGACTTCATGACCTACATCCTTCGCCACAACGATGAGAAAGGCATGAGCCATCAAGAGATCCTGGGCAATTCCGAGGCTCTAATTGTCGCCGGAAGCGAGACGACAGCCAGCGCACTTTCAGGCTTGACCTACTACATTACAACGAATCCGCAGGCGCTAGAGAGGCTTCAACATGAGATTCGTACAGCCTTCAGCACCGAGAAGGAGATTACGATGCTTTCCACTGCGCATCTCAAATACTTGACAGCATGCATTGAAGAAGCTCTGCGAGTATACCCGCCAGCTCCAGAGACGCCCCCACGCGTCTCTCCTGGTGAATACGTGAACGGTTACTATATCCCCAAAGGT ACTCTAATCACAATCTTCCAATGGGCGGTCTACCACAACCCTAACAACTTCGTTCAACCCGATGCCTTCATTCCTGAACGCTGGCTAAGTCCCAACCACCCTTTCCACGACCCACAGTTCAACGCAGATAAGAAAGCCGCATTCCAACCATTCTCTTTCGGCCCACGAAACTGCATAGGCAAGAATCTGGCTTATAATGAACTGCGACTTATTGCTGCTCGGCTCTTTTGGAACTTCGACTTCGTGTTGCAGCCTGAGAGCCAGGGCTGGCCGGATAAACAGAAGGCGTTTACGGTCTGGGAGAAGATTCCGTTGTTCGTTCAACTGAAACAAGTGGAGAGGGACTAG